The following nucleotide sequence is from Mycobacterium sp. Z3061.
CTGCTGACCGGCGCCGGTGGCAGCCACTACGGCTGGTACGGCGTGCTGGCGGGCGCCTCGATCGTCTTCTTCGCGTTCATCGGGTTCGACATCGTGGCGACCATGGCCGAGGAGACCAAGAACCCGCAGCGCGACGTCCCACGAGGCATCCTGGCCTCACTCGGCGTCGTGACGCTGCTCTACGTGGCGGTGGCGGTCGTGCTGTCCGGAATGGTGTCCTACACCCAGCTGCGCACCGTACCCGGGCACGGGCAGGCGAACCTGGCCACCGCGTTCCAGGCCAACGGCATCTACTGGGCCAGCGGAATCATCTCGGTCGGAGCGCTGGCCGGCCTGACCACGGTGGTGATGGTGCTGATGCTCGGCCAGTGCCGGGTGCTCTTCGCGATGGCGCGCGACGGTCTGTTGCCCCGGAGCCTGGCCAAGACCGGCTCGCGCGGCACACCGGTGCGGATCACCGTGCTGGTCGCGGTGGTGATCGCGGCGACGGCGTCGGTGTTTCCGATCAACAAGCTCGAAGAGATGGTCAACGTCGGCACCCTGTTCGCCTTCGTCCTGGTGTCGGCCGGCGTCATCGTGCTGCGCCGGACCCGGCCGGACCTGCCCCGCGGGTTCAGCGCGCCCTGGGTGCCGGTGCTGCCGATCGCGTCGGTGTGCGCGTGCCTGTGGCTGATGCTCAACCTGACCGCGCTGACCTGGGTGCGGTTCGGCGTCTGGTTGCTGGTGGGCGTCGCGATCTACCTCGGCTACGGCCGCCGGCATTCAGTGCAGGCAAGACGCGAGAAGGGTGACGCCGACCTGGACATTTAGGTCGATTTTGGATACTTAGTTTACAAAACAACGTCCCGTGTCTAGACACGAGACGTAAACAGTTGTAATGTCCAACCTCAAGTGGTGAGACTCACACAAGGAGGTTTGGCGTATGACCACACAAATCGACGGCACTCCGGAGGTGCCGGTGTACGAATGGCGCGACAAGAAGCGCTATCTGTGGCTGATGGGATTGATCGCCCCGACGGCGCTGTTCGTGATGCTGCCGGTGATCTGGGGGCTGAACCAGCTCGGCTGGCACTCCGCGGCGCAGCTGCCGCTGTGGATCGGGCCGTTCCTGGTCTACATCCTGTTGCCGCTGCTGGACCTGCGGTTCGGTCCGGACGGGCAGAACCCCCCGGACGAGGTCATGGAGCGGCTGGAGAACGACAAGTACTACCGCTACTGCACCTATATCTACATCCCGTTCCAGTACGCCAGCGTGGTCCTGGGCGCCTACCTGTTCACCGCGTCGAACCTGCACTGGCTGGGTTATGAAGGCGGACTGGGCTGGCTGGGCAAGGTCGGCGTGGCGCTCTCGGTGGGCGTGCTCGGCGGCGTCGGCATCAACACCGCGCACGAGATGGGCCACAAGAAGGACTCGCTGGAGCGCTGGCTGTCCAAGATCACCCTGGCGCAGACCGCGTACGGCCACTTCTACATCGAGCACAACCGCGGTCACCACGTCCGCGTTTCCACCCCGGAGGACCCCGCCTCGGCCCGCTTCGGTGAGACGTTCTGGGAATTCCTGCCCCGCAGCGTCATCGGCAGCGCCCGCTCCTCGGTTCACCTGGAGGCGCAGCGCATCCGCCGGCTCGGCAAGAGCCCCTGGGACCCGCGTACCTACCTGGGCAACGACGTGCTGAACGCCTGGGCGATGACCGTGGTGCTGTTCGGCGCGCTGATCGCGGCCTTCGGGGTGAGCGTGATCCCGTTCCTGGTCATCCAGGCGATCTTCGGTTTCAGCCTGCTGGAAGCCGTCAACTACCTCGAGCACTACGGACTGTTGCGGCAGAAGAACGCCAACGGCCGGTACGAGCGCTGCGCCCCGGTGCACAGCTGGAACTCCGACCACATCGTCACCAACCTGTTCCTGTACCACCTGCAGCGGCACAGCGACCACCACGCCAACCCCACGCGCCGCTACCAGACGCTGCGCAGCATGGAGGGTGCGCCCAACCTGCCCAGCGGGTACGCGTCGATGATCTCGCTGACCTACTTCCCGCCGCTGTGGCGCAAGGTGATGGACCACCGGGTGCTGGACCACTACGACGGCGACATCACCAAGGTGAACGTGCAGCCCCGGCTGCGGAAGAAGCTGCTCGCCAAGTACGGAGTGGCAGCATGAGCGCGGCCTACAAGTGCCCCGTCTGCGACTACCGCTATGACGAGGCCAAAGGCGATGCCCGCGAAGGTTTCCCGGCCGGCACCGGCTGGGACCAGGTCCCCGATGACTGGACTTGTCCGGACTGCGCCGTCCGCGAGAAGCCCGATTTCGAACTAGTCCAGGAAGGATGAGATGACATGAGTGACTACAAGCTCTACCAGTGCGTGCAGTGCGGTTTCGAGTACGACGAGGAGCTGGGCTGGCCGGAAGACGGCATCGCGCCCGGCACCCGGTGGGACGACATCCCCGAGGACTGGAGCTGCCCGGACTGCGGTGCCGCGAAGTCGGACTTCGTGATGGTGGAGGTCGCCCGGTCATGATCGGCACCAACTTCGCTGCCAAAACAGATATCGTCGCGCCTGTGAAGCGGATTCCCTACGCCGAAGCGTCCCGCGCGTTGTTGCGGGATTCGGTGCTCGACGCGATGCGGGATCTGCTGCTCACCCGCGACTGGTCCGCCATCACACTGTCCGACGTGGCCCGGGCCGCCGGCATCAGCCGGCAGACCATCTACAACGAGTTCGGGTCCCGGCAGGGCCTGGCGCAGGGTTACGCCCTGCGCCTGGCCGACCGGCTGGTCGACACCGTCAAGGGCGCGCTGGACGCCAACATCGGCAACATCTACGAGTCGTTTTTGCAGGGCTTCCGGGCCTTCTTCG
It contains:
- a CDS encoding TetR family transcriptional regulator, with translation MIGTNFAAKTDIVAPVKRIPYAEASRALLRDSVLDAMRDLLLTRDWSAITLSDVARAAGISRQTIYNEFGSRQGLAQGYALRLADRLVDTVKGALDANIGNIYESFLQGFRAFFAESAADPLVISLLTGVAKPDLLQLITTDSAPIISRASERLATAFTQTWLATSDDDAGVLSRAIVRLCLSYVSMPPEADHDVAADLARMMTPFAERHGVINVP
- a CDS encoding rubredoxin; the encoded protein is MSDYKLYQCVQCGFEYDEELGWPEDGIAPGTRWDDIPEDWSCPDCGAAKSDFVMVEVARS
- a CDS encoding alkane 1-monooxygenase, producing MTTQIDGTPEVPVYEWRDKKRYLWLMGLIAPTALFVMLPVIWGLNQLGWHSAAQLPLWIGPFLVYILLPLLDLRFGPDGQNPPDEVMERLENDKYYRYCTYIYIPFQYASVVLGAYLFTASNLHWLGYEGGLGWLGKVGVALSVGVLGGVGINTAHEMGHKKDSLERWLSKITLAQTAYGHFYIEHNRGHHVRVSTPEDPASARFGETFWEFLPRSVIGSARSSVHLEAQRIRRLGKSPWDPRTYLGNDVLNAWAMTVVLFGALIAAFGVSVIPFLVIQAIFGFSLLEAVNYLEHYGLLRQKNANGRYERCAPVHSWNSDHIVTNLFLYHLQRHSDHHANPTRRYQTLRSMEGAPNLPSGYASMISLTYFPPLWRKVMDHRVLDHYDGDITKVNVQPRLRKKLLAKYGVAA
- a CDS encoding amino acid permease, with protein sequence MSGRWRTKSVEQSIADTDEPTTRLRKDLTWLDLVVFGVSVVIGAGIFTVTASTTGDITGPAIWISFLIAAGTCALAALCYAEFASTLPVAGSAYTFSYATFGEFLAWIIGWNLVLELAIGAAVVAKGWSSYLGTVFGFAGGTVALGPIDFDWGALLIVTLVAILLVLGTKLSSRFSAVVTAIKVSVVILVVIVGSFYIKAANFTPFIPKPEAEHQGRGMDQSVLSLLTGAGGSHYGWYGVLAGASIVFFAFIGFDIVATMAEETKNPQRDVPRGILASLGVVTLLYVAVAVVLSGMVSYTQLRTVPGHGQANLATAFQANGIYWASGIISVGALAGLTTVVMVLMLGQCRVLFAMARDGLLPRSLAKTGSRGTPVRITVLVAVVIAATASVFPINKLEEMVNVGTLFAFVLVSAGVIVLRRTRPDLPRGFSAPWVPVLPIASVCACLWLMLNLTALTWVRFGVWLLVGVAIYLGYGRRHSVQARREKGDADLDI
- a CDS encoding rubredoxin yields the protein MSAAYKCPVCDYRYDEAKGDAREGFPAGTGWDQVPDDWTCPDCAVREKPDFELVQEG